Proteins from a genomic interval of Fusarium oxysporum Fo47 chromosome I, complete sequence:
- a CDS encoding uncharacterized protein (transient receptor potential ion channel-domain containing protein), whose product MQLGLTSQQLVDCSQDCRPYSHHRGLIQDLPRRRHVARSSKSPISGSAPAAFAPVDSSGHSRNQCYSTTMTQAVPRQRAWLPRYSTISRLSKSLLVALLIAMHAVSPAHAVRIPFTNCLSDAYRLHEPTRLQWVPLYADAVFDTENEKHNLRVIVWGNVTGARTTSALPPPDDPSWKDASDINGKIAETPQKKDGYNTATTYFPKVHFLTYVPYNNDKFNFCNTSLVNGSCPLGPYFGEVDYSDAYKLPSINITWDAYSTYAFASLAPSMSIIDGTRDAPQIGCVSMAVTPDLGGLSWLLKFLPMIVLLFTGFAVVFSAIFSPWGSSDIFHWTSNYGRDVDLLRLVTPGFGDCLQYIQFIALSGGLTLDYPGFYQPIVSQMAWSTLMFNESFVADAPSWQSVVDGIYVTNATYGLQELGQLVGMAESRDIWAGMMVWLCVCIASVTALVQGAFAVQWLFRKINNTPEEDLRSKNVPFSVGNAVRIVFNYFLFPIIALSCFQLVTAGDSPTYTIALAVVTLVFLIIFAAYLFYLIIRTRPKSVLYDDLPTVLLYGPLYNTYSDEAAGFALIPVFLTFLRGITVGAVQPSGIAQVVLLAICEVIHILTIHAFRPFQRSTAMNAYHTLFGALRLISILLMVAFVPTLDVSEGDKGWIGYIILGIHGAALIFGFFLNALQTIIEVAARILGAGGDDARGLTRGGLTKIFGMRQLSRRNTQQRNTGPSRASQLSTAAMLDVDDSGKSGYAMPSGRVRSESGASLGGLMNPRHRSSSALDSIDVYSGMPQNVDSSSSYMPNTPGERSTFSFLPSPSAARHHPTQSIDAADPYYRPPRRRQTMNESIHSEGPGGSNAADVKGANPAGGLGDPADMGADISRGATPAPPPAGYSQASIPPNRPDYATREVDFYYGVRGPALNSDGPGRKLGTGPADPTGPVATASGWFRNLFGGKTKEKGKGFEVVRSSRMPPAMMARNGGESPPEGIPVAMGVLRNGPIDSDDEDEPRPRRSPGRQPQSALLDDNGDPQDSEPESPVLERPRRTFSAGSESFPREPSKSLSKAPHIALREAEDDDAPEIPRKSSKRASGHFGGSDHSRAPSLTLMNMPGSTISFESQWRGEPDAVSHTSSHHRATLSASSRLPFERTNSQKRLSSNSSMEFPGEFTNIDFGPSVDERPASFGMVSQHGVSRVDPLHRDVDLLGSSAELVEDPPARPRT is encoded by the exons ATGCAGCTTGGTCTGACCAGTCAACAACTTGTCGACTGTTCGCAAGATTGCCGCCCTTACTCACACCATCGCGGCCTCATCCAAGACCTGCCCAGGAGGCGACATGTGGCACGGTCGTCGAAATCCCCGATATCTGGCTCCGCGCCTGCTGCCTTCGCTCCCGTAGATTCTTCTGGTCACTCACGCAATCAGTGTTATTCCACTACCATGACACAAGCTGTCCCTCGACAAAGGGCGTGGCTCCCTCGATATAGCACGATATCCCGGTTGTCGAAAAGTCTACTCGTTGCTCTTCTCATTGCAATGCACGCCGTATCGCCTGCTCATGCCGTGAGGATCCCTTTCACAAACTGCCTCAGCGACGCCTACCGCTTGCACGAACCGACGAGGCTGCAATGGGTTCCCTTATACGCCGATGCCGTCTTCGATACCGAGAACGAGAAACACAACCTTCGAGTTATTGTTTGGGGAAACGTCACGGGTGCCCGAACGACCAGCGCGCTGCCACCGCCCGATGACCCTTCTTGGAAGGATGCCAGCGATATCAATGGCAAAATCGCCGAAACTCCccagaagaaggatggcTACAACACTGCTACGACTTACTTCCCCAAGGTTCACTTCTTGACATATGTTCCGTACAACAACGACAAATTTAATTTCTGTAACACTTCATTGGTAAACGGATCTTGCCCGCTTGGACCTTACTTCGGAGAAGTCGATTATAG TGATGCATACAAGTTACCTTCTATTAACATCACATGGGACGCCTACTCAACATATGCGTTTGCGTCCCTAGCACCTAGTATGTCGATTATTGATGGGACTCGCGATGCTCCTCAGATTGGCTGTGTTTCCATGGCGGTGACTCCGGATCTGGGAGGTCTCTCGTGGCTACTCAAGTTTTTACCCATGATAGTGCTCCTTTTTACAGGTTTTGCAGTCGTGTTCTCAGCCATCTTTAGTCCCTGGGGCTCATCTGATATCTTCCACTGGACTTCCAATTATGGTCGAGATGTTGATCTGCTCCGTCTTGTCACGCCGGGCTTTGGAGATTGCCTTCAGTATATCCAATTTATCGCGCTAAGCGGTGGCCTCACTCTTGACTATCCCGGCTTCTATCAACCCATTGTCAGCCAGATGGCCTGGTCGACTCTAATGTTCAACGAGAGCTTTGTCGCCGATGCCCCATCATGGCAGAGCGTTGTCGATGGTATTTATGTCACCAATGCCACTTACGGACTTCAAGAGCTTGGTCAATTGGTTGGCATGGCTGAGAGTAGAGATATCTGGGCCGGTATGATGGTTTGGCTATGTGTGTGCATTGCTTCTGTTACCGCTCTAGTTCAGGGCGCATTTGCAGTGCAGTGGCTATTCCGaaagatcaacaacaccCCGGAGGAAGATCTGCGTTCAAAGAACGTCCCCTTTTCCGTTGGCAACGCCGTCCGCATTGTCTTCAACTATTTCTTATTCCCGATCATCGCCCTGTCGTGCTTTCAGCTCGTCACTGCTGGCGATTCTCCGACCTATACGATTGCTCTCGCCGTCGTTACCTTGGTTTTCCTCATAATCTTCGCGGCATACCTCTTTTACCTCATAATCAGAACGAGGCCAAAGTCCGTCCTCTACGATGATTTGCCGACTGTTCTTTTATACGGCCCTCTGTACAATACATACTCCGACGAGGCTGCTGGGTTCGCTCTCATTCCCGTCTTCCTAACATTCCTCCGGGGTATCACTGTCGGTGCCGTGCAGCCTAGTGGTATCGCTCAGGTGGTACTGCTCGCCATTTGTGAAGTGATCCATATCCTTACCATCCATGCCTTCCGACCGTTCCAGCGTTCAACAGCGATGAATGCTTATCATACACTTTTTGGAGCACTTCGTCTAATTTCTATCTTACTAATGGTAGCATTCGTGCCTACTCTTGATGTTTCTGAGGGCGACAAGGGTTGGATTGGTTACATCATCTTAGGAATCCACGGTGCGGCTTTGATATTTGGTTTCTTCCTCAACGCCCTGCAGACCATTATCGAGGTCGCGGCTCGCATACTTGGAGCTGGCGGAGACGACGCTCGAGGTCTGACCCGTGGTGGACTCACAAAGATCTTTGGTATGCGACAGCTGTCTCGCCGCAACACACAGCAACGTAACACTGGTCCATCCCGAGCAAGCCAGTTGTCGACAGCAGCAATGTTGGACGTGGACGATAGCGGGAAGTCAGGATATGCCATGCCAAGCGGAAGGGTTCGAAGCGAGTCTGGTGCTAGTCTCGGTGGACTCATGAACCCTCGGCATAGGAGCAGCTCGGCGCTCGATAGCATCGATGTTTACTCTGGCATGCCGCAGAACGTGGATAGCAGCAGCTCATACATGCCCAACACCCCTGGGGAGAGGAGTACATTTTCATTCCTGCCCTCCCCCAGCGCTGCCCGCCATCATCCTACACAATCAATAGATGCTGCCGATCCCTACTATCGACCTCCTCGAAGACGACAGACGATGAACGAGTCCATCCACTCCGAAGGACCTGGTGGCTCTAACGCAGCAGATGTTAAGGGCGCTAACCCAGCTGGAGGTCTAGGTGATCCTGCAGATATGGGTGCGGATATTTCTCGAGGAGCAACACCAGCGCCCCCTCCCGCTGGATACTCTCAAGCCAGTATACCTCCGAACCGACCCGATTATGCCACTCGCGAGGTTGACTTTTACTACGGGGTTCGTGGACCCGCCTTGAACTCGGACGGCCCGGGCCGGAAACTTGGAACTGGTCCCGCCGATCCAACTGGTCCTGTGGCTACTGCCTCGGGCTGGTTCCGGAATCTATTCGGTGGAAAGACAAAAGAGAAGGGCAAGGGTTTCGAGGTTGTGAGGAGCTCACGGATGCctccagccatgatggctaGGAATGGTGGAGAGTCGCCCCCTGAGGGTATCCCAGTGGCTATGGGCGTACTACGGAACGGCCCAATTGActcagatgatgaagacgagcCTCGACCAAGGCGGTCTCCCGGACGTCAACCTCAAAGTGCTCTACTAGATGACAACGGTGATCCTCAAGACTCTGAGCCGGAGAGTCCTGTGCTGGAGCGACCCCGACGTACTTTCAGTGCCGGCAGCGAGAGTTTCCCTCGAGAGCCAAGCAAGTCTTTGTCCAAGGCGCCTCATATCGCACTGCGcgaagctgaggatgacgatgccCCAGAGATTCCTCGGAAGAGCTCCAAGCGTGCTTCTGGCCACTTTGGAGGCAGTGATCACAGCCGAGCACCATCTCTTACCCTCATGAATATGCCAGGCTCAACGATATCCTTTGAATCCCAGTGGCGAGGAGAACCCGATGCTGTTAGCCACACTTCAAGTCACCACCGAGCTACACTATCAGCGTCATCGCGGCTACCGTTTGAGCGAACCAACTCCCAGAAGCGATTGTCGTCCAATTCGTCCATGGAGTTCCCCGGCGAGTTCACCAACATCGACTTCGGCCCTTCAGTTGATGAGCGGCCGGCCAGCTTTGGCATGGTGTCACAACATGGTGTCAGCCGAGTTGACCCGTTGCACCGTGACGTGGATCTGCTCGGCAGCTCCGCcgagcttgtcgaagatCCTCCTGCCAGACCTCGCACTTGA